In the genome of Nocardia terpenica, one region contains:
- a CDS encoding family 2 encapsulin nanocompartment cargo protein terpene cyclase gives MSVLSRVAAPPATDDVADVIAALLTNLEGAPAPELSLSTEAEAAVPRFDSNLLSGMVARAVPRRLLGPVGLGAASLLVEPPGGARESPAAATGSAIPPLYCPPPVRDDPALAEAVNAGIISWAQAIGLYEGRLDELHRADFGRLIMLAHPDCDDPDRLLAAAKCAVSEWSVDDYYCEEDADDRAPDGSPSSAEAELGPRLELAMAAIDPVHLPDRYQVQLERALDADPILRAFRTSFDHLAHYATPAQLARLRTEIGGWFIALGAEAGWRAAGRMPPVWEYLTNRQPHSFLPCMAPIDAVGGYELGAADYTDPAVRRVVTTAALAAQMVNDLYSMAREDLSGGREFNLPTVLAAEENCSRREAVGHTAAVHDELVHRFEREATVLAATASPQLRRFLAGLWAWMGGNRAWHADSRRYRETE, from the coding sequence ATGTCGGTGCTGTCCCGCGTCGCGGCGCCACCGGCCACCGATGACGTGGCCGATGTGATCGCGGCGCTGCTGACCAATCTCGAGGGCGCGCCCGCCCCCGAGCTGTCGCTGTCGACCGAGGCGGAAGCCGCTGTCCCCCGGTTCGATTCGAACCTGCTGTCGGGAATGGTCGCGCGCGCCGTGCCCCGGCGACTATTAGGTCCGGTGGGGCTCGGCGCGGCGAGCCTGCTGGTGGAACCGCCCGGCGGCGCGCGCGAGTCGCCCGCGGCCGCGACCGGCTCGGCGATTCCGCCGCTGTACTGCCCGCCGCCGGTCCGGGACGACCCGGCCCTGGCCGAGGCCGTCAACGCGGGAATCATCTCCTGGGCCCAGGCCATCGGGCTCTACGAGGGGCGCCTGGACGAGCTGCACCGGGCCGACTTCGGTCGGCTGATCATGCTCGCCCATCCCGACTGCGACGACCCCGACCGGCTGCTGGCCGCGGCGAAATGCGCCGTGTCGGAGTGGTCGGTGGACGACTACTACTGCGAGGAGGACGCCGACGACCGCGCACCCGACGGCAGCCCCTCCAGCGCCGAGGCCGAGCTCGGCCCGCGGCTCGAATTGGCCATGGCCGCCATCGATCCGGTGCATCTGCCGGACCGCTACCAGGTCCAGCTCGAACGGGCGCTGGACGCCGATCCGATCCTGCGGGCCTTCCGCACCTCCTTCGATCATCTGGCGCACTACGCCACGCCCGCCCAGCTGGCGCGGCTGCGCACCGAGATCGGCGGCTGGTTCATCGCGCTCGGCGCGGAGGCGGGCTGGCGGGCGGCGGGCCGGATGCCGCCGGTGTGGGAGTACCTGACCAACCGGCAACCGCACAGTTTCCTGCCGTGCATGGCCCCTATCGACGCCGTCGGCGGCTACGAGCTCGGGGCCGCCGACTACACCGATCCCGCGGTGCGCCGGGTGGTCACGACGGCGGCGCTGGCCGCGCAGATGGTCAACGACCTGTACTCGATGGCACGCGAAGACCTGTCCGGCGGACGGGAATTCAACCTGCCCACCGTCCTGGCGGCGGAGGAGAACTGCTCGCGCCGGGAGGCGGTGGGGCACACCGCCGCGGTCCACGACGAGCTGGTGCACCGCTTCGAACGCGAGGCCACGGTGCTGGCGGCGACCGCGAGCCCGCAGCTGCGCCGCTTCCTCGCCGGGCTGTGGGCCTGGATGGGCGGCAACCGCGCCTGGCACGCGGACAGCCGCCGATATCGCGAAACCGAGTGA
- a CDS encoding RrF2 family transcriptional regulator, whose protein sequence is MQLSRFTDLGLRAMMRLAVSRSGDERVTTKLIARQINASEHYVAKAVTKLSDLGLIAAQRGRAGGIVLTERGRSASVGGIVRELEGGSAVVDCHGDQPCPLAGACRWRHALADAQEAFYQELDKYTLSDLIDRHVIDVLLAPPGDQSLTIGASPLALPCSAAASTPASQGV, encoded by the coding sequence ATGCAGCTCTCCCGGTTTACCGATCTCGGCCTTCGCGCGATGATGCGTCTCGCGGTCAGCCGGAGCGGTGACGAACGCGTTACCACCAAGCTCATTGCCAGACAGATCAACGCCTCGGAACACTATGTCGCCAAGGCGGTGACCAAATTGTCGGACCTCGGCCTGATCGCCGCGCAGCGCGGCAGAGCCGGGGGAATCGTGCTCACCGAGCGGGGGCGTTCGGCCTCGGTCGGCGGGATCGTGCGCGAGCTCGAGGGTGGTTCCGCGGTCGTCGATTGCCACGGGGACCAGCCGTGCCCGCTGGCGGGCGCGTGCCGGTGGCGGCACGCGCTGGCCGACGCGCAGGAGGCGTTCTACCAGGAACTGGACAAATACACGCTCAGCGACCTGATCGACCGGCATGTGATCGACGTGCTGCTGGCGCCGCCCGGCGATCAGTCGCTGACGATCGGCGCCAGCCCGCTGGCCCTGCCCTGCTCGGCGGCGGCGAGCACACCGGCCAGCCAGGGCGTGTAG
- a CDS encoding ATP-binding cassette domain-containing protein, whose translation MPSVVLEAEGLVKRYGGVEALRGANFQVYAGEVVALIGDNGAGKSTLVKCLSGAEQPDGGRILLDGEPVRMVSPTAARRLGVETVYQDLAVAPDLDPAANLFLGRELFRRGLAGRLGMLDRKAMRTQAAEHFRRLGVTLPRADVPIGALSGGQRQTVAVARAVLWASKVVFMDEPTAALGVVQRERVLEVIRRVREQGIAVVLISHNMPEVLAVADRIEVLRLGRRVARLTSDATLEQLVGAMTGALTTEDAA comes from the coding sequence ATGCCTTCCGTGGTGTTGGAAGCCGAGGGGCTGGTCAAACGCTACGGCGGCGTGGAAGCGTTGCGGGGGGCCAACTTCCAGGTGTACGCGGGCGAGGTCGTCGCGCTCATCGGGGACAACGGGGCCGGGAAATCCACACTGGTGAAATGCCTCTCGGGCGCCGAACAGCCCGACGGCGGGCGCATCCTGCTCGACGGCGAGCCGGTGCGGATGGTCTCGCCGACCGCCGCGCGGCGGCTGGGCGTGGAGACGGTGTATCAGGACCTGGCCGTCGCCCCCGATCTCGATCCGGCCGCCAATCTGTTCCTCGGGCGGGAACTGTTCCGCCGCGGCCTCGCCGGTCGGCTCGGGATGCTCGACCGCAAGGCCATGAGAACCCAGGCGGCCGAGCACTTCCGGCGCCTGGGGGTGACGCTGCCGCGCGCCGACGTCCCGATCGGGGCGCTTTCCGGCGGCCAGCGGCAGACGGTGGCGGTGGCGCGCGCGGTGCTGTGGGCCAGCAAGGTGGTGTTCATGGACGAGCCGACCGCGGCCCTGGGCGTGGTGCAGCGCGAACGGGTGCTGGAGGTGATCCGCCGCGTCCGCGAACAGGGCATAGCGGTGGTCCTCATCAGCCACAATATGCCCGAGGTGCTGGCGGTCGCCGACCGCATCGAGGTGCTGCGCCTCGGCCGCCGGGTCGCCCGCCTCACCTCCGACGCGACGCTGGAACAACTCGTGGGCGCGATGACCGGCGCTCTCACCACCGAGGACGCCGCATGA
- a CDS encoding ABC transporter substrate-binding protein — translation MRSGGRAAVTVGVLITAAAVLAGCGGKVGNTGSADDKKIVLIPGVANEPFYISMQCGAQDEAKKLGYQLQTQAPTQFDASLQTPIVSGVIATKPGAILIAPTHATAMAAPMKQAKDSGIKVVEVDTHLDDTSVALSSISSDNAKGGQLAAQTLAKLVNNTGPVLVINTKAGTSTTDQRAQGFEDELKSHPGMSSLGVQYNNNDAAQAASIVTATLAAHPDLAGIFATNLSSAEGAATGLRNAGKLGQVKLVGFDASPKQVEDLKAGTVQALIAQDPAKIGAQGVDEAAAAIEGKPVTRTIQTDMIAITQADMDANSRYFYKSKC, via the coding sequence ATGAGAAGTGGTGGACGCGCCGCCGTGACGGTCGGCGTGCTGATCACCGCCGCGGCGGTGCTGGCGGGCTGCGGCGGCAAGGTGGGCAACACCGGCAGCGCGGACGACAAGAAGATCGTGCTCATACCGGGCGTCGCCAACGAGCCGTTCTACATCTCCATGCAGTGCGGCGCGCAGGACGAGGCGAAGAAGCTGGGCTATCAGCTGCAGACCCAGGCGCCCACCCAGTTCGACGCCTCGCTGCAGACGCCGATCGTCTCGGGCGTGATCGCCACCAAGCCGGGCGCCATCCTGATCGCCCCGACCCACGCCACCGCCATGGCCGCTCCGATGAAGCAGGCCAAGGACTCCGGCATCAAGGTGGTCGAGGTCGACACCCACCTCGACGACACCTCCGTCGCGCTGTCGTCGATCTCCTCCGACAATGCCAAGGGCGGGCAGTTGGCGGCGCAGACGCTGGCCAAGCTGGTGAACAACACCGGCCCGGTGCTGGTCATCAACACCAAGGCCGGAACGTCCACCACCGATCAGCGCGCCCAGGGCTTCGAGGACGAGCTGAAGAGCCACCCCGGCATGAGCTCGCTCGGCGTGCAGTACAACAACAACGACGCCGCGCAGGCCGCCTCCATCGTGACCGCGACCCTGGCCGCGCATCCGGACCTGGCCGGTATCTTCGCCACCAACCTGAGCTCGGCCGAGGGCGCCGCCACCGGACTGCGCAACGCGGGCAAGCTGGGCCAGGTGAAGCTGGTCGGGTTCGACGCCAGCCCCAAGCAGGTCGAGGACCTGAAGGCGGGCACGGTGCAGGCGCTGATCGCGCAGGATCCGGCCAAGATCGGGGCGCAGGGGGTGGACGAGGCGGCGGCCGCGATCGAGGGGAAGCCGGTGACCCGCACTATTCAGACCGACATGATCGCTATTACGCAGGCCGATATGGATGCGAATTCGCGGTATTTCTATAAGAGCAAGTGCTGA
- a CDS encoding ABC transporter permease → MTEQTDEPVAAERAVNGTDIPALPKRTLLQRLTGASTVWIGAVLVLLYIAFSIARPDAFPTRFTLQTLLIETSVLLVLSIGMTFVIITSGIDLSVGMVLIFSGVIGSKIMEWLSPGQDATHAGWGIVAVGFLGSIAGGALWGLINGILVAKAKIPPLIVTLGSFGAALGAAQLITGGVDTRTVPEKLRDSLGFGTLFGGIPNLVLVAAVVTLIGAWLLHTTRFGRYTYAIGSSAEAARRSGIGVTRHLVLVYLMAGLLSGLAGFMNLAYFGTTTIGGHTTDNLDAIAGVVIGGTSLFGGTGSVLGTVIGVFIPSVLRKGFVIVGVPVFWQPIAVSVVLVAAVWFDQLRRRSRDRK, encoded by the coding sequence ATGACCGAACAGACCGACGAACCCGTCGCGGCCGAACGCGCCGTCAACGGCACCGACATCCCCGCGCTGCCGAAACGCACCCTCCTGCAACGCCTCACGGGGGCGAGCACGGTGTGGATCGGGGCGGTGCTGGTGCTGCTCTACATCGCGTTCAGCATCGCGCGGCCGGACGCCTTCCCGACCCGGTTCACCCTGCAGACGCTGCTGATCGAGACCTCGGTGCTGCTGGTGCTGTCCATCGGCATGACGTTCGTGATCATCACCTCCGGCATCGATCTGTCGGTCGGGATGGTGCTCATCTTCTCCGGCGTGATCGGGTCGAAGATCATGGAGTGGCTCAGCCCGGGCCAGGACGCCACGCACGCCGGCTGGGGCATCGTCGCGGTCGGATTCCTGGGATCGATTGCGGGCGGGGCGCTCTGGGGCCTGATCAACGGAATCCTGGTGGCCAAGGCCAAGATTCCGCCGCTGATCGTCACCCTCGGCTCGTTCGGCGCGGCCCTGGGCGCCGCCCAGCTCATCACCGGCGGCGTCGACACCCGCACGGTGCCGGAAAAGCTGCGCGACTCACTGGGTTTCGGCACCCTGTTCGGCGGCATCCCGAATCTGGTGCTGGTCGCCGCGGTGGTCACGCTGATCGGCGCCTGGCTGCTGCACACCACCCGATTCGGCCGCTACACCTATGCCATCGGCTCCAGCGCCGAGGCCGCCCGCCGCTCCGGCATCGGCGTCACCCGGCACCTGGTCCTGGTCTACCTGATGGCCGGATTGCTCTCGGGGCTGGCGGGTTTCATGAACCTCGCGTACTTCGGCACCACCACCATCGGCGGGCACACCACCGACAATCTCGACGCCATCGCGGGTGTCGTGATCGGTGGCACCAGTCTGTTCGGCGGCACCGGGTCGGTGCTGGGCACCGTGATCGGGGTGTTCATCCCGTCGGTGCTGCGCAAGGGATTCGTCATCGTGGGCGTGCCGGTGTTCTGGCAGCCGATCGCGGTGAGCGTCGTGCTGGTGGCGGCCGTCTGGTTCGACCAGCTGCGGCGGCGGTCACGAGACCGGAAGTAA
- a CDS encoding DMT family transporter, whose amino-acid sequence MTLLLLGLAIVSEVTATVSLKVSEGFSKAVPSVIVVIGYGAAFYFLSQALKRGMSIGVAYGVWSAIGVAAVATIGALFLGEKLTLVQVGGIGLVILGVLALELGGAH is encoded by the coding sequence ATGACATTGCTGCTGCTGGGGTTGGCGATCGTGTCCGAGGTGACGGCGACGGTATCGCTGAAGGTGTCCGAGGGGTTCTCTAAGGCGGTGCCGTCGGTCATCGTCGTGATCGGGTACGGGGCGGCGTTTTATTTCCTGTCGCAGGCGCTGAAGCGGGGAATGTCGATCGGCGTCGCCTACGGCGTGTGGTCGGCGATCGGGGTGGCGGCGGTGGCGACCATCGGGGCGTTGTTCCTGGGGGAGAAGTTGACCCTGGTGCAGGTCGGGGGGATCGGCCTGGTGATCTTGGGCGTGCTGGCGCTCGAGCTCGGCGGAGCCCACTGA
- the argH gene encoding argininosuccinate lyase: MSQGGSTNQGALWGGRFASGPAAAMAALSKSTHFDWALAPYDIRASKAHARVLHKAGLLSDGDLSDMLAGLDRLAADVDSGAFGPEDADEDVHGALERGLIERVGAELGGRLRAGRSRNDQVATLFRMWLRDAARRVAAGVLDVVDALVAQAAAHPDAVMPGKTHLQAAQPVLLAHHLLAHAHPLLRDIDRLRDFDKRAAVSPYGSGALAGSSLGLDPEAIAADLDFDAAAANSIDATSARDFAAEAAFVFAMIAVDLSRMAEEVIIWSTPEFGYVTLADAWSTGSSIMPQKKNPDVSELTRGKAGRLIGNLTGLLATLKAQPLAYNRDLQEDKEPLFDSVAQLELLLPAIAGLVATLTFHTDRMAALAPAGYTLATDIAEWLVRQGVPFRVAHEAAGACVRAAEARGVGLDELTDAEFAAVDPALTPAVREVLTVEGSIASRNARGGTAGVQVAKQLDEVRAAAAEARAR, translated from the coding sequence ATGAGCCAGGGCGGCAGCACCAATCAGGGCGCGCTGTGGGGCGGGCGATTCGCGTCCGGTCCCGCCGCGGCGATGGCGGCGCTGAGCAAGTCGACCCACTTCGACTGGGCGTTGGCTCCCTACGACATTCGCGCGTCCAAGGCGCACGCCCGGGTGCTGCACAAGGCCGGGCTGCTGTCGGACGGCGACCTGTCGGACATGCTCGCCGGGCTGGATCGCCTTGCCGCGGACGTGGATTCGGGCGCGTTCGGGCCCGAGGACGCCGACGAGGACGTGCACGGCGCGCTGGAGCGCGGGCTGATCGAGCGGGTCGGCGCCGAACTGGGCGGGCGGCTGCGGGCGGGCCGCTCCCGCAACGACCAGGTCGCCACGCTGTTCCGGATGTGGCTGCGGGACGCGGCGCGGCGCGTGGCGGCCGGGGTGCTGGACGTGGTGGACGCGCTGGTCGCCCAGGCGGCCGCGCATCCGGACGCGGTCATGCCGGGCAAGACCCATCTGCAGGCGGCGCAGCCGGTGCTGCTGGCGCATCATCTGCTCGCGCACGCGCATCCGCTGCTGCGCGATATCGACCGGCTGCGCGACTTCGACAAGCGGGCCGCGGTGTCGCCCTACGGTTCCGGCGCGCTGGCGGGCTCCTCGCTGGGCCTGGATCCGGAGGCCATCGCGGCCGACCTGGATTTCGATGCGGCCGCGGCCAATTCGATCGACGCCACCTCCGCCCGCGACTTCGCCGCCGAGGCCGCCTTCGTGTTCGCCATGATCGCGGTCGACCTGTCGCGCATGGCCGAGGAGGTGATCATCTGGAGCACACCGGAATTCGGCTACGTCACGCTCGCCGACGCCTGGTCCACCGGCTCGTCGATCATGCCGCAGAAGAAGAACCCGGACGTCTCGGAGCTGACCCGCGGCAAGGCGGGCCGCCTGATCGGCAACCTCACCGGCCTGCTGGCCACCCTCAAGGCGCAGCCGCTGGCCTACAACCGCGACCTGCAGGAGGACAAGGAGCCGCTGTTCGACTCGGTGGCCCAGCTGGAGCTGCTGCTGCCCGCCATCGCCGGTCTGGTCGCGACCCTCACCTTCCACACCGACCGGATGGCCGCCCTGGCCCCCGCCGGGTACACCCTCGCCACCGATATCGCCGAATGGCTGGTCCGCCAGGGTGTTCCGTTCCGCGTCGCGCACGAGGCCGCCGGTGCGTGCGTGCGCGCCGCCGAGGCCCGCGGCGTCGGCCTGGACGAGCTCACCGACGCCGAATTCGCGGCCGTCGACCCGGCGCTGACCCCCGCCGTCCGCGAGGTGCTCACCGTCGAGGGCTCCATCGCCTCCCGCAACGCCCGCGGCGGCACCGCCGGGGTGCAGGTGGCCAAGCAGCTCGACGAGGTCCGCGCGGCGGCGGCCGAGGCCCGCGCGCGGTAG
- the idi gene encoding isopentenyl-diphosphate Delta-isomerase, which yields MSADCDTPPSGREALLVELVDEQGHPIGSCTVSEAHTAPGHLHRAFSVLLYDDEGRVLLQQRASVKTRFPLRWSNACCGHPAPGQSVAAAAAVRLAEELGVEADPADLTEVGVYRYRAEDPATGRVESEWDHVLIGRFEGVPPQPDPGEIDGHAWVRPQALTEALAAAPADYTPWLAGVLAAAEQGRASGLAPIVSD from the coding sequence GTGAGCGCCGACTGCGATACGCCCCCCTCCGGCCGTGAGGCCCTGCTCGTGGAACTGGTCGACGAACAGGGCCACCCGATCGGATCGTGCACGGTGTCCGAGGCACACACCGCGCCCGGACACCTGCACCGCGCCTTCTCGGTGCTGCTGTACGACGACGAGGGGCGCGTGCTGCTGCAGCAGCGCGCCTCGGTCAAGACCCGGTTCCCGCTGCGGTGGTCCAACGCCTGCTGCGGGCATCCCGCGCCGGGCCAGTCCGTCGCGGCCGCGGCGGCCGTGCGGCTGGCCGAGGAGCTCGGGGTGGAGGCCGACCCGGCCGACCTCACCGAGGTCGGCGTCTACCGGTACCGCGCCGAGGATCCGGCGACCGGGCGGGTCGAATCCGAGTGGGATCACGTGCTGATCGGTCGCTTCGAAGGCGTTCCGCCGCAGCCCGATCCGGGCGAGATCGACGGCCACGCCTGGGTGCGCCCGCAGGCGCTCACCGAGGCGCTGGCCGCCGCTCCCGCCGACTACACGCCCTGGCTGGCCGGTGTGCTCGCCGCCGCCGAGCAGGGCAGGGCCAGCGGGCTGGCGCCGATCGTCAGCGACTGA
- a CDS encoding geranyl diphosphate 2-C-methyltransferase: MTTLDSPTDSVLRTSYQRSVAAYWNDNPNDDRVNTKLGEVDGLYHHHYGIGEPDLSVLEGPADTREDRIVRELHRLETAQADLLLDHLGPVTAGDRLLDAGSGRGGTSFMANERFGCQVDGVTISEYQAGFANDQARERGVAERVRFHFRNMLDTGFDSGSRRGIWTNETTMYVDLFDLFAEFARVLAPGGRYVCITGCSNDVTGGRSAAVSWIDAHYGCMIHPRGEYFRALAAHNLVPIAVVDLTPATIPYWELRTHSELATGVEKPFLSSYRDGSFQYLLIAADKVGS; encoded by the coding sequence ATGACCACGCTGGACTCCCCTACCGACAGCGTTCTGCGCACCAGCTATCAGCGCTCCGTGGCGGCCTACTGGAACGACAACCCCAACGACGACCGCGTCAATACCAAGCTGGGCGAGGTCGACGGCCTGTACCACCACCACTACGGCATCGGCGAACCCGACCTCTCGGTGCTCGAGGGCCCCGCCGACACCCGCGAGGACCGCATCGTCCGCGAACTGCACCGGCTCGAGACCGCGCAGGCCGACCTGTTGCTCGACCACCTCGGTCCGGTCACCGCGGGCGATCGGCTGCTGGACGCCGGATCCGGCCGCGGCGGAACGAGTTTCATGGCCAACGAGCGGTTCGGCTGCCAGGTGGACGGCGTCACGATCTCGGAGTACCAGGCGGGTTTCGCCAACGATCAGGCCCGCGAGCGCGGCGTGGCCGAGCGGGTGCGGTTCCACTTCCGCAATATGCTCGACACCGGCTTCGACTCCGGCAGCCGGCGCGGGATCTGGACCAACGAGACCACCATGTACGTCGACCTGTTCGACCTGTTCGCCGAGTTCGCCCGGGTGCTGGCGCCGGGCGGCCGGTACGTGTGCATCACCGGCTGCTCCAACGACGTCACCGGCGGCCGCTCGGCGGCGGTGAGCTGGATCGACGCCCACTACGGCTGCATGATCCATCCGCGCGGCGAGTATTTCCGCGCCCTGGCCGCACACAACCTGGTACCGATCGCCGTCGTGGACCTCACCCCCGCCACCATCCCCTACTGGGAACTGCGCACCCACTCCGAACTCGCCACCGGCGTGGAGAAACCGTTCCTGTCCTCCTATCGGGACGGAAGTTTCCAGTATCTGTTGATCGCCGCCGATAAAGTGGGGTCGTGA
- the ilvA gene encoding threonine ammonia-lyase, protein MAAMELIGPDRLEAAAKLLEPVIRRTPLVASRVLSERTGFEVRLKCENLQRTGSFKPRGAYNRIANLPERDRKRGVVAASAGNHAQGVAWAASSLGIDSTVFMPVGASLPKLVATRSYGATVYQVGETIEQSLGAALEFAERTGATLIHPFDHPDIVAGQATAALELLEQQPDVGTVLVPTGGGGLLAGVAIALHHLAPRVRVVGVQAAQAAAWPGSLAAGKPVALDRMSTMADGIAVGLPGAVPFAHVAEYATHVVTVDEDALSSALLLCMERAKLIVEPAGAAAVAALMTLSPEQLGLEGPVCAILSGGNVDPLLLTRLIGHGLGAAGRYLVLRVTISDRPGSLGRLLAEIGRTGASVFEINHSRTGAWLAVDEAEVALTLETRGPTHREDVLDALREAGYVVRVQE, encoded by the coding sequence ATGGCCGCCATGGAGTTGATCGGGCCGGATCGTCTCGAGGCCGCCGCGAAGCTGTTGGAGCCGGTGATCCGGCGGACGCCGCTGGTGGCGTCGCGGGTGCTGTCGGAGCGCACCGGATTCGAGGTGCGGCTCAAGTGCGAGAACCTGCAGCGCACCGGATCGTTCAAGCCGCGCGGCGCCTACAACCGCATCGCGAACCTCCCCGAACGCGACCGGAAGCGCGGCGTGGTGGCCGCCAGCGCCGGCAACCACGCCCAGGGAGTCGCCTGGGCCGCAAGCAGTCTCGGCATCGACTCGACGGTGTTCATGCCGGTCGGCGCGTCGCTGCCGAAGCTGGTGGCCACCAGGTCGTACGGGGCGACGGTGTACCAGGTGGGCGAGACGATCGAGCAATCCCTCGGCGCGGCACTGGAATTCGCCGAGCGGACCGGCGCGACGCTGATCCATCCGTTCGACCATCCCGATATCGTCGCCGGGCAGGCCACGGCCGCACTGGAACTGCTGGAGCAGCAGCCCGACGTCGGCACCGTGCTGGTGCCCACCGGCGGCGGCGGGCTGCTGGCCGGGGTGGCGATCGCGCTGCACCACCTGGCCCCGCGGGTACGGGTGGTGGGCGTGCAGGCGGCGCAGGCGGCGGCTTGGCCGGGGTCGCTGGCCGCGGGCAAACCCGTTGCGCTGGACCGGATGTCGACGATGGCCGACGGCATCGCGGTCGGGCTGCCCGGCGCGGTGCCGTTCGCGCACGTGGCCGAGTACGCCACGCACGTGGTCACCGTCGACGAGGACGCGCTGTCCAGCGCGCTGCTGCTGTGCATGGAGCGGGCCAAGCTGATCGTGGAACCCGCGGGCGCGGCGGCGGTCGCGGCGCTGATGACGCTGTCCCCGGAGCAACTGGGCCTCGAGGGCCCGGTGTGCGCGATCCTGTCCGGCGGCAATGTCGACCCGCTGCTGCTGACCCGGCTGATCGGGCACGGCCTGGGCGCGGCGGGCCGCTATCTGGTGCTGCGCGTGACGATTTCGGATCGACCGGGCAGCCTGGGCCGCCTGCTGGCCGAGATCGGCCGCACCGGCGCGAGCGTCTTCGAGATCAACCACTCCCGCACCGGCGCCTGGCTGGCCGTCGACGAGGCCGAGGTCGCCCTCACCCTGGAAACCCGCGGCCCCACCCACCGCGAGGACGTCCTGGACGCCCTGCGCGAGGCGGGATACGTTGTGCGGGTTCAGGAATGA
- a CDS encoding NCS1 family nucleobase:cation symporter-1: MTETIPPATAARATGYDPRLTNADLAPLREQRWGTYNIVAFWMSDVHSVGGYVTAGSLFALGLASWQVLLALVIGIGIVYGLCNLVAAPSQRAGVPYPVVCRSAFGVLGANIPAIIRGLIAVAWYGIQTYLASAALIVVAVKLFPGLARYAVVGDYGFLGLSLLGWGGYLLLWAVQACVFWRGMESIRRFIDFCGPAVYVVMFALCGYLIAKAGWGAIDLNLGRVRYSGVDSIPVMLGAIALVVSYFSGPMLNFGDFSRYARSMRAVRRGNLLGLPVNFLMFSLLVVITAALTVPVYGTLITDPVQTVARIDNTFAIVLGALTFTVATVGINIVANFISPAFDFSNVRPQQIGWRAGGMLAAVGSVLITPWNLYNNPQVIHYTLEVLGAFIGPLFGVLIADYYLVRGRRIVVDDLFTRSERGSYWYRRGFNPAAIVATVVGAVVAVIPVLATRVPGMYTAAQYSWFIGCGLGLIVHRSLAGRYRVRR; this comes from the coding sequence ATGACCGAGACCATTCCCCCGGCCACCGCGGCGCGGGCCACCGGCTACGACCCGCGCCTGACGAACGCCGATCTGGCCCCGCTGCGCGAACAGCGGTGGGGCACATACAATATCGTCGCCTTCTGGATGTCGGACGTGCACAGCGTCGGCGGCTACGTCACCGCGGGCAGCCTGTTCGCCCTCGGCCTGGCCAGCTGGCAGGTGCTGCTGGCCCTGGTGATCGGGATCGGCATCGTCTACGGCCTGTGCAATCTGGTGGCCGCGCCCAGCCAGCGGGCCGGGGTGCCGTATCCGGTGGTGTGCCGCAGCGCGTTCGGCGTGCTGGGCGCGAACATCCCCGCGATCATCCGCGGCCTGATCGCGGTGGCGTGGTACGGCATTCAGACCTATCTGGCCTCGGCCGCGCTGATCGTCGTCGCGGTGAAACTGTTTCCGGGCCTGGCCCGGTACGCGGTGGTCGGCGACTACGGCTTCCTGGGGCTGTCGCTGCTGGGCTGGGGCGGATACCTGCTGCTGTGGGCGGTGCAGGCGTGCGTGTTCTGGCGCGGCATGGAGTCGATCCGGCGGTTCATCGACTTCTGCGGTCCCGCAGTGTATGTCGTGATGTTCGCGCTGTGCGGGTACCTGATCGCGAAGGCCGGGTGGGGTGCGATCGACCTGAATCTGGGCCGGGTGCGGTACTCGGGAGTGGACTCGATACCGGTCATGCTGGGCGCGATCGCGCTTGTGGTGTCGTACTTCTCGGGGCCGATGCTGAACTTCGGCGACTTCTCCCGCTACGCCCGATCGATGCGCGCGGTGCGGCGCGGCAACCTGCTGGGGCTGCCTGTGAACTTTCTCATGTTCTCGCTGCTGGTCGTCATCACCGCCGCGCTGACCGTGCCCGTCTACGGCACGCTGATCACCGATCCGGTGCAGACCGTGGCCCGCATCGACAACACCTTCGCGATCGTGTTGGGCGCGTTGACCTTCACCGTCGCGACCGTCGGCATCAATATCGTCGCCAACTTCATCTCCCCGGCCTTCGACTTCTCGAACGTGCGCCCGCAGCAGATCGGCTGGCGCGCCGGCGGCATGCTCGCCGCGGTCGGATCGGTGCTGATCACGCCGTGGAATCTGTACAACAACCCGCAGGTCATCCACTACACGCTGGAGGTGCTGGGCGCGTTCATCGGCCCGCTGTTCGGGGTGCTCATCGCCGACTACTACCTGGTGCGCGGGCGGCGCATCGTCGTCGACGACCTGTTCACCCGGTCCGAGCGCGGAAGCTACTGGTATCGGCGGGGATTCAACCCGGCGGCGATCGTCGCGACCGTCGTCGGCGCGGTGGTGGCGGTGATTCCGGTGCTCGCCACGCGGGTGCCCGGCATGTATACGGCCGCGCAATACAGCTGGTTCATCGGCTGTGGCCTGGGCCTCATCGTCCATCGGTCGTTGGCGGGCCGTTATCGAGTTCGTAGGTGA